Genomic segment of Ewingella sp. CoE-038-23:
CCCTCAAGGCCGGTTACTATTCTGGACTGTCATTTTTTCAGCAAAGGGAACCGCCATGAAAACACGCCTCACCGCAGCACCGACGGCCGATGATGTCGACGAAATAAAAACGGCCCTCCGCACTTTCAATCTCAATTTTATTCACCGGCCTAAACTCCGTGAGCTGGGTATTTTTGTCGAAGATGAACACGGCAAAAAACAGGCCGGTATTGTGGCGGAAACCGTCGGGAAGTGGATGTACATCCAGATGCTGTGGGTGGATGAGTCCCTGCGCGGAAAAGATGTCGGCACGCAGCTTATCAGCGAAGCCGAAGAAGAAGCCAAAGCCCGCGGCTGCCTGTACTCACTGGTGGATACCTTTAGTTTCCAGGCGCGCCCGTTCTACGAGCGTATGGGTTACAGCGTGCAGATGACGCTGGAAGATTACATTGAAGACGCGCGGGCGCCGCAGGGGGAATCCACCACGCATACCCGCTATTTCCTGAGCAAAAAGCTCACCACAGCATAGAGACAACGCCGTGACCCTGACCGAATCTTTGGTTTCTTACGCCTTTGCCGCCGGTATTCTGACCCTAACGCCGGGTCTGGATACTGCTTTAGTGTTACGCACCGCCGCCAGCGAGGGCAGCAAGAAAGCCGTGCTGGCCGCGCTGGGCATTAGCACGGGTTGTCTGGTTTGGGGTGCGGCAGTTGCGCTGGGTTTAGGGGCGCTGCTGGCGGCGTCAGAGTTGGCATTCAATCTGCTGAAATGGATTGGCGCAGCCTATCTGTGCTGGCTTGGGGTGCAAATGCTGCTAAAACCGCGTGAAAGCATGTCGTTTAGCGCACAGGACAAAGCCAAGAAAAATCCACTTTTCGGCAGTTGGTTTATCAAAGGTTTGTTCGGCAACGTGCTTAATCCCAAGGTCGGGGTATTTTACGTGTCGTTTCTGCCGCAATTTGTTGCTACCGGTTATTCGGTTCCGCCATACATTTTCGGCCTGGCGGCCATGCACGCGGTGATTGGCACCCTGTGGTCATTGACCATGATCGCCGCCACCCGACCACTCTCTCGCTGGCTGCAACGCCCGAGCGTGGTGAAAACCTTAGATCGCCTGACCGGCACAGTATTTATCGCTTTTGCAGTTCGTCTCGCGACGACAAAACGTTAACAAAGGAAAGAGTTATGAAAACGCGCATGACCGACACGCCTACTGAGGCTGACATCACTGACATTATCGATGGCCTGCGCGGCTACAATAAAGGCTTTATCCCCGAGCAATCATTCCGGGATTTAGCGATTTTTATCGAAGATGATCAGGGCAAGAAGCAGGCTGGCATTATTGCGGAAACAGTGGGTAACTGGCTAAAAATCATTTACTTATGGGTTGATGAGTCTCTGCGTGGTCAGGACATCGGCACCAAACTGTTGCAGGATGTCCAGCAAGAAGCGCTACAGCGCGGCTGCCGCTACGCCATGGTCGATACCTTTAGTTTTCAGGCGCGCCCGTTCTACGAGCGCCACGGCTTCCATATGCAAATGGCGTTGGAAGATTACATCAAGGATATCCGTGCGCCTGATGAAGCTCCTTCAACCCACACCCGTTTTTATTTAACCAAACGTCTGGGCTGATGGCTGCGCGCGGCGGGGTTCTTCCCTGTCGCGCCACCTATCTTTTCCCATTGTCGCATTTTACTTGGCCGACAGCGCCAGCCACTCTTTGACCGCCGGACGCTGCCACTGGGCATCGGCATAGGCCGCCAGCTTCTCGGGAACGGCATCGCCATTCAGATGTAACCGATTGATCATCAAAGCCAAATCCACGTCAGCAATACACCACTCGCCAAACATATTCTCACGCTCACCGAGCAAACGCTCCGCCGCGCTAAACAGCTTTTCCGCCGCCATTTGGCCACTTTCGCTCAAAGGGGGGAATTTCTTACCGGCGAACACCACTTCGGTGGAACGCTCTTGGCGAATCGGCATTAAATCACTGCGCAGCCAAGCCTGAACTTCGCGCGCTTTGGCACGATTTTCCGGGTCTGCGGGATAGATTGCCGGGAAGGTCGGCGCGGGGAACAGCTCTTCCACATACTCATCAATCGCCGAGGACTCCGACAGCACGAAAGTACCATTGGTCAGCGTCGGGACGCGGCGCGTCAGCGAAACCGCCGAATAGTAATCATGCAGATTTTCATCCACTGCCAAATCGATGGTTTCTATCTCAAAAGGGATGCCTTTTTCGGTCAAGGCGACAAAAGCGGACATCACGTAGGGGCTGAAAAACTGTGCATCAGAATATAACTTCAGCGCGGACTGGCTCATCGACTCTCCTGAGAATGCGGAAAAATATTAATAATTAAAAACATAGCGCAAAACGTCGGGGGTGTCGCAGGTTCTTTCAGCGTCTGAATGTTACAAGTTTATGTCATACGCATATTTAATCTTTCTCATCCTCGATTCATCTCCCTATACTGCAAAATCGGCCGTGAGGTAAGACGTGACTCTTTCAGGAAAACCCATGAAAAAACGGACATTTGTGCTGGCAATACTGCTTCCCCTGTTGGTGAGCGCCGCTCAGGCAGCCCCTTCACCCGGCTCGTCTCCGCAGGCGATCAAAGCGCGGTTTAATCAGTTTCAGATTGGCGACAAGACCATTTGTTTGGATGAGTTTACTTATCCCAACAACCAGAAAATGAAGTCATTCGAAAGCGGCTATGTGATCGCCAAACAGAAAGATGTGCTGACTTATGAAATAGTTAGCATGTTTCTACTGGGTAACGACGTGACCGCGACGGTCAAGGCCGTGGTGGAAAGCCGCCTAAAGCCAAAAGGCATGAGCACCGAGTTTAAGCAGGCCTATATTGACGTAAACGGAATGGACAAGCCCGAGCAGGCTGCGGCGAAAAGCAACCTTATTCAAGAGTTTCAGAAGATGATCAGCGTGAAGCAGGATGATCTGCCTTACGGCGCCATCGTGATAAACGAGCAGGGTTATGTCATTACTACCGTTGAGAAAAATGGTACTAACGTCAGCGAATGCTTTGTCACGCCGGTGAAAAAAGCGGAAAAGGAATAAACCTAATGACCCAGTTATGTGCAATGAGTGCAGACTATTTCTCACAATTTCATCAGCAGCTGGCGGAAGATTACGCCAGAGAGAACGTCAAATCGGGGCGCTGGCTGGAGCACAATGCGCTGGCGCGTGCTCAGGGAGTCATGGAGGAATTGCTGCCGCAGGGCGTCGCCACGCCAGATAACTATCTGTTTGTAATCAAAACTGATCAAGGTGAAACGGCTGGCTGTATTTGGTTAGCCGACGTCGAGCGCCAGGGCGATCGCAGCGCGTTTATTTATGAAGTATCTGTTTACCCGGCGTTTCGCCGTCAGGGCCATGCTCGCGCCGCTTTTCTTCAGTTAGAAGAGAAAGTGCGCGAGCTGGGTTTGAAGTCCATCGGCCTGAACGTGTTCTATCACAACAGCGGCGCACAGGCGTTGTATGCCGGTCTGGGCTATGCGCCAACCAATCTGACCATGGTAAAAAACCTAGCGGATTAATAACCTCCCCTCAGCGCTGATATTTGATGAATTCAGTCTGCGTGCCAATCCGGTCATACAGTTTGCGCGCGGTATGGTTGGAGGTTTTGGTAGTCCAGTAGACGTTGGCTTTGTCGTTCTGATCGGCATAGTCATAAACCGCTTCAATCAGTTTCTGACCAATGCCGAGCTTGCGCGCGCTGTCATCCACGAATAAATCCTGCAAATAGACCACCTGCTGCATGTGCCAGCCGTGATCGTGGTTGATGCAATTGACCAAGCCCACCAACTTGCCCTGATACTCCGCCACATAGCCAAACATGTCGGGATAATCGCTCTGCGACAGACGCTGGAAGGTGTAATCAAACTGCGCCGGATCAAGCTCTGACTGGTAGAAGTCGAGATAGTCGCGCCACAGCGCTTCCCACCCTTGGCGGTCAGCAGGGGTCAAAGTACGAATTTTCACCTCATTTGATTGGCTCATTGCGTTCTCTCTGTTAAAAATAAGTGGATGCTTTCGCTTAAATTAATCGTCTATTGCAAGGATTTCCAGCCATGTTGCCGCGCCTTAGCCTCAAAGATGTGACCTTTTCCGCCATCCTCGCCGGTTTTGTGGCGGTACTCGTCGGCTACACCAGTTCGGCGGCCATTATCTTCCAGGCGGCGGAAGCGTCGGGTGCCAGCCCCTTGCAGATTGGTGGCTGGCTGACCATGCTGGGTCTCGGCATGGGGCTGACCTCCATCGGCCTCTCTTTGTGGTATCGCACGCCAATCGTCACAGCGTGGTCGACGCCGGGCGCGGCGCTGCTGGTCACCAGCCTGCCGGGCACCTCGATGAATGATGCCATTGGGGTGTTTATTTTTGCCAGCGGCCTGATGCTGTTATGCGGCGTGACAGGCCTTTTTGCCAGACTGATGCACTACATTCCGCAGGCGCTGTCCGCCGCGATGCTGGCCGGAATATTGCTGCGTTTCGGCCTGAACGCTTTCACGTCGCTGCAAAGCAATTTTGCGTTGGCAGGGACGATGTGTCTGGTCTATCTGCTGGCTCGCCGTGCTCTCCCGCGCTACGCCATCGTGCTGACACTGGCCGCCGGGCTGATTGTGGCGGGATTGCAGGGAGACATTAGCCTGCACGGGCAAAGCCTGAGCTTCGCCGTGCCGGAATTCGTCACCCCGCACTTCTCGCTCTCGGCGCTACTGGGCATCGGCATTCCGTTTTTTGTGGTCACTATGGCGTCGCAAAACGCGCCGGGCATCGCCACGCTTAAGGCTCACGGCTATCAGGTGCCGGTTTCTCCGCTGATTTCATGGACGGCGCTGACCGCCCTGCTGCTCGCGCCTTTTGGCGGCTTCACCTTCTGCATTGCCGCCATCACCGCCGCGATTTGCATGGGAGAAGATATCCACCCTGATGCCAAAAAACGCTATATGGCCGCCGTGGCTGCCGGGGTGTTTTACCTGCTGGCCGGGCTGTTCGGCGGCTCTATCGGCCTGCTGTTCACCGCGCTGCCCACGCCGCTCATCCACACCATCGCCGGATTGGCGCTATTGGGGACCATTGCGGGCAGTTTGCAGCGCGCACTGGCGGAAGAGTCTCACCGCGACGCGGCAATCATTACTTTCCTGATCACCGCCTCTGGCGTCACGCTGCTGGGCGTCGGTTCGGCATTCTGGGGGCTGGTTGGCGGGGTGATAGCCCACTGGGCGCTGACTTTCGGCAAGCAAAAGGCGCTGTAAATGTTGA
This window contains:
- a CDS encoding GNAT family N-acetyltransferase, translated to MKTRLTAAPTADDVDEIKTALRTFNLNFIHRPKLRELGIFVEDEHGKKQAGIVAETVGKWMYIQMLWVDESLRGKDVGTQLISEAEEEAKARGCLYSLVDTFSFQARPFYERMGYSVQMTLEDYIEDARAPQGESTTHTRYFLSKKLTTA
- a CDS encoding LysE family translocator, with the translated sequence MTLTESLVSYAFAAGILTLTPGLDTALVLRTAASEGSKKAVLAALGISTGCLVWGAAVALGLGALLAASELAFNLLKWIGAAYLCWLGVQMLLKPRESMSFSAQDKAKKNPLFGSWFIKGLFGNVLNPKVGVFYVSFLPQFVATGYSVPPYIFGLAAMHAVIGTLWSLTMIAATRPLSRWLQRPSVVKTLDRLTGTVFIAFAVRLATTKR
- a CDS encoding GNAT family N-acetyltransferase, which produces MKTRMTDTPTEADITDIIDGLRGYNKGFIPEQSFRDLAIFIEDDQGKKQAGIIAETVGNWLKIIYLWVDESLRGQDIGTKLLQDVQQEALQRGCRYAMVDTFSFQARPFYERHGFHMQMALEDYIKDIRAPDEAPSTHTRFYLTKRLG
- the yfcF gene encoding glutathione transferase; this encodes MSQSALKLYSDAQFFSPYVMSAFVALTEKGIPFEIETIDLAVDENLHDYYSAVSLTRRVPTLTNGTFVLSESSAIDEYVEELFPAPTFPAIYPADPENRAKAREVQAWLRSDLMPIRQERSTEVVFAGKKFPPLSESGQMAAEKLFSAAERLLGERENMFGEWCIADVDLALMINRLHLNGDAVPEKLAAYADAQWQRPAVKEWLALSAK
- a CDS encoding GNAT family N-acetyltransferase codes for the protein MTQLCAMSADYFSQFHQQLAEDYARENVKSGRWLEHNALARAQGVMEELLPQGVATPDNYLFVIKTDQGETAGCIWLADVERQGDRSAFIYEVSVYPAFRRQGHARAAFLQLEEKVRELGLKSIGLNVFYHNSGAQALYAGLGYAPTNLTMVKNLAD
- a CDS encoding GNAT family N-acetyltransferase, whose product is MSQSNEVKIRTLTPADRQGWEALWRDYLDFYQSELDPAQFDYTFQRLSQSDYPDMFGYVAEYQGKLVGLVNCINHDHGWHMQQVVYLQDLFVDDSARKLGIGQKLIEAVYDYADQNDKANVYWTTKTSNHTARKLYDRIGTQTEFIKYQR
- a CDS encoding benzoate/H(+) symporter BenE family transporter yields the protein MLPRLSLKDVTFSAILAGFVAVLVGYTSSAAIIFQAAEASGASPLQIGGWLTMLGLGMGLTSIGLSLWYRTPIVTAWSTPGAALLVTSLPGTSMNDAIGVFIFASGLMLLCGVTGLFARLMHYIPQALSAAMLAGILLRFGLNAFTSLQSNFALAGTMCLVYLLARRALPRYAIVLTLAAGLIVAGLQGDISLHGQSLSFAVPEFVTPHFSLSALLGIGIPFFVVTMASQNAPGIATLKAHGYQVPVSPLISWTALTALLLAPFGGFTFCIAAITAAICMGEDIHPDAKKRYMAAVAAGVFYLLAGLFGGSIGLLFTALPTPLIHTIAGLALLGTIAGSLQRALAEESHRDAAIITFLITASGVTLLGVGSAFWGLVGGVIAHWALTFGKQKAL